From Aedes albopictus strain Foshan chromosome 1, AalbF5, whole genome shotgun sequence, one genomic window encodes:
- the LOC109411499 gene encoding translation initiation factor eIF-2B subunit alpha, translating into MKQTIGNSDVANYFIRILQEDDSLSSGIAAIKTLLWVLQETEFDTVQELHSTIQAAVQSMRETDKPMTSVVSGSELFLRFITLAKFDDKTIQEVREIMLGRGKSFLAKLLESRKVVAKQATSFISDGSRILTHARSRTVRDTLIRAAKMNKRFQVFVTQSFPDKQGEQMLAELEAEGIECTLILDSAVGYVMETVDMVFVGAEGVVESGGIINRVGTFTMAMCAREMKKPVYVLVESFKFSRLYPLNQRDLPNDYKYSKPSLSDISKAHPLVDYTPPVYITLLFTDLGILTPSAVSDELIKLYL; encoded by the exons ATGAAACAAACGATCGGGAACTCTG ATGTGGCAAACTACTTCATACGGATCCTGCAGGAGGACGACAGTCTGTCGTCCGGAATAGCGGCCATAAAGACCCTACTGTGGGTTTTGCAGGAAACCGAAT TTGACACCGTTCAGGAGCTGCACTCGACCATCCAGGCGGCGGTCCAATCGATGCGCGAAACCGACAAACCGATGACGTCTGTGGTGTCCGGCAGCGAACTGTTTCTGCGCTTCATCACGCtggccaagtttgacgacaaAACCATCCAGGAGGTTCGGGAGATCATGCTGGGCCGAGGCAAAAGCTTCCTGGCCAAACTGCTGGAAAGTCGCAAAGTGGTCGCCAAGCAGGCGACCAGTTTCATCAGCGATGGCAGCCGGATCCTGACGCACGCCCGGTCCCGAACCGTACGCGATACACTCATACGGGCGGCCAAGATGAATAAACGGTTCCAGGTGTTCGTCACGCAGAGCTTCCCCGATAAGCAAGG GGAGCAAATGCTAGCGGAACTGGAAGCGGAAGGAATCGAATGCACGCTGATTCTGGACTCGGCCGTGGGATACGTGATGGAAACGGTCGATATGGTGTTCGTGGGCGCCGAAGGCGTCGTGGAAAGTGGCGGGATCATTAACCGCGTGGGAACCTTTACGATGGCCATGTGCGCCCGCGAAATGAAGAAACCGGTCTATGTGCTGGTGGAGAGTTTCAAATTTAGTCGGCTGTACCCACTCAATCAGCGGGATTTGCCAAACGATTACAAG TATTCCAAACCAAGTCTAAGTGACATCTCGAAGGCCCATCCATTGGTAGACTACACACCCCCAGTTTACATAACGTTGTTATTTACCGATCTTGGCATTCTGACACCTTCGGCGGTGAGTGACGAACTGATCAAACTGTATCTATAA